The following are from one region of the Brienomyrus brachyistius isolate T26 chromosome 4, BBRACH_0.4, whole genome shotgun sequence genome:
- the LOC125740545 gene encoding E3 ubiquitin-protein ligase RNF152-like — translation MEPLQQVSTSECQICFNRYSPRRRPKLLDCQHTCCSACLTHMRSGQRELRCPWCRGITRLPAGLPVSCLPDDPAAIAAVAFLRVPERGAILPSLPGPPLGGTDEPPMPLGTRQKGVAAVTMPETEGDVAERRSAARKGPACPGVCTVLLVACVLLFLLGIVLHNMSCISKRVTLVPCG, via the coding sequence ATGGAGCCACTCCAGCAGGTCTCCACCTCGGAGTGCCAGATCTGCTTCAACCGCTACAGCCCTCGGCGCCGGCCCAAACTGCTGGACTGCCAGCACACGTGCTGCTCGGCGTGCCTGACCCACATGCGGAGTGGGCAGCGGGAGCTGCGATGCCCCTGGTGCCGCGGTATCACACGCCTGCCCGCCGGCCTCCCCGTGTCCTGCCTCCCGGACGATCCTGCTGCCATCGCTGCCGTCGCCTTCCTGCGAGTCCCAGAGCGCGGTGCCATCCTCCCATCGCTGCCCGGGCCACCCCTGGGCGGCACCGATGAGCCACCCATGCCTCTGGGCACCCGACAGAAGGGCGTAGCCGCGGTGACGATGCCCGAGACAGAGGGGGACGTGGCAGAGCGCCGTAGCGCGGCCAGAAAGGGGCCGGCCTGCCCCGGGGTATGCACCGTGCTGCTGGTGGCCTGCGTGCTGCTCTTCCTGCTGGGCATCGTTCTACACAACATGTCCTGCATCTCCAAGCGAGTCACGCTTGTCCCGTGCGGCTGA
- the LOC125740717 gene encoding cadherin-20-like, which produces MGVASSPPLRMDLCWWSIVALVQLLPIQGLEKAEQLRRVRRRWVWNQFYVLEEYTGPQPLYVGKLHSDLDSGDGSVEYMVSGEGAGTVFTVDASTGDLHALHKLDRETKAQYVLRARALHRHTGLPLEPDSQFTIRIQDVNDNEPKFLDGPYQATVPEMSALGTSVIRVTATDADDPAYGSSAMVAYSLLEGEPYFIVEARTGILRVSRPDMDREQQALYHLVVQAKDMAGQQGGLASTTTVTVTLSDVNDSPPRFSQDLYQLSVPELAAEGAVVGYIRADDPDEGVNADMVYRIIGGDGEDTFAISTDPTNRFGIVTVKKGLDFEVRQSYTLRVEAANTQPDPRFLGLGPFSHATSVRVSVEDVDEAPRFWAPFYYLEVPEDVEPGTVLETFSAMDPDMANDSIRYSIERLSDPERFFYIDSFSGSLVTERPLDREQYVWHNITVLAMEMNNPSQMGSVSVAIKVLNVNDNPPRLEQCDVFVCDNAKRGQLIYTVRAIDEDDPHGAQPLFYSLEAEDTNNSYFFLRDNQDNTAGVLVLREGFSVKDQTTYHLTILIRDGASPTQTGTSTLTVRVCRCDPGGDVLSCTAEPQPLHSGGLSRGALLAVLACTLLSLAAALLIVSLRSRGRRYYPRDEELTAHENIVHYDDEGGGEVDTIAFDLATMWIIKDGRGENKGRRGFLRDSLCAKLQEANSDPWLPPYDSLQTFTYEGEDSRAGSLSPLVASPSNTSQDYSYLREWGPQFEKLALIYGVLGRKDPSW; this is translated from the exons ATGGGGGTCGCCAGCAGCCCGCCTCTCAGAATGGACCTCTGCTGGTGGAGCATAGTGGCTCTGGTCCAGCTCCTCCCCATCCAAGGGCTGGAGAAGGCTGAGCAGCTGCGGAGGGTCAGGAGGCGTTGGGTCTGGAACCAGTTCTACGTGCTGGAGGAGTACACTGGACCTCAGCCGCTCTATGTGGGCAAG CTGCACTCGGACCTGGACTCAGGCGATGGCTCCGTCGAGTACATGGTGTCCGGTGAGGGAGCGGGAACCGTGTTCACCGTGGACGCCAGCACAGGAGACCTACATGCCCTGCATAAGCTGGACCGCGAGACCAAGGCCCAGTATGTGCTGCGGGCCCGGGCTCTGCACCGGCACACGGGGCTCCCGCTGGAACCAGACTCCCAGTTCACCATACGCATCCAGGACGTCAATGACAATGAGCCAAAGTTTCTGGATGGACCCTATCAGGCCACCGTACCCGAGATGTCCGCCCTAG GCACGTCGGTGATCCGGGTGACGGCGACAGACGCCGACGACCCAGCATACGGGAGCAGTGCCATGGTGGCCTACAGCCTTCTGGAGGGGGAGCCCTATTTCATTGTGGAGGCCAGGACAG GCATCCTCCGGGTGTCCCGTCCCGACATGGACAGGGAGCAGCAGGCGCTCTACCACCTCGTTGTCCAGGCCAAGGACATGGCCGGCCAGCAGGGGGGGCTAGCGAGCACCACAACCGTCACCGTCACCCTGTCCGACGTCAATGACAGCCCACCCAGGTTCTCCCAAG ACCTTTACCAGCTCAGTGTACCTGAGCTGGCTGCCGAAGGCGCCGTTGTGGGTTACATCCGGGCTGACGACCCAGACGAGGGGGTCAACGCCGATATGGTGTACCGCATCATTGGAGGAGATGGAGAGGACACattcgccatcagcacagacccCACCAACCGGTTTGGCATCGTCACCGTGAAGAAG GGTCTGGACTTCGAGGTCAGGCAGAGCTACACCCTGAGGGTGGAGGCAGCGAACACGCAGCCGGACCCCCGTTTCCTCGGGCTGGGCCCCTTCAGCCACGCCACCAGCGTGAGGGTCAGCGTGGAGGATGTGGACGAGGCGCCCCGGTTCTGGGCTCCCTTCTATTACCTCGAGGTCCCAGAGGACGTGGAGCCCGGCACAGTACTGGAGACCTTCTCCGCCATGGACCCTGATATGGCCAACGACTCCATCAG GTACTCCATCGAGAGGCTGAGCGACCCAGAGAGGTTCTTCTACATCGACAGCTTTTCAGGCTCCCTGGTCACCGAGCGTCCCCTGGACCGAGAGCAGTACGTCTGGCACAACATCACCGTGCTGGCCATGGAGATGA ATAACCCCTCACAGATGGGCAGCGTGTCCGTCGCTATCAAAGTTCTTAACGTGAACGACAATCCACCTCGGCTGGAGCAGTGTGACGTGTTCGTGTGTGACAATGCGAAGAGGGGCCAG CTGATATACACGGTAAGAGCCATCGATGAGGACGACCCCCACGGAGCACAGCCGCTCTTCTACAGCCTAGAGGCTGAGGATACCAACAATTCCTACTTCTTTCTGAGAGATAACCAAG ACAACACAGCTGGGGTCCTGGTCCTGAGAGAAGGATTTTCTGTGAAGGATCAGACCACCTACCACCTCACCATCCTCATCCGCGACGGGGCGTCGCCAACCCAGACGGGCACCAGCACGCTGACCGTGCGCGTGTGCCGgtgcgacccaggcggagacgtgCTGAGCTGCACGGCCGAACCCCAGCCGCTGCACTCCGGAGGACTGAGCCGGGGCGCCCTGCTCGCAGTCCTGGCCTGCACGCTCCTCTCGCTGG CCGCCGCCCTGCTGATCGTGTCGCTGAGGAGCCGAGGGAGGAGGTACTACCCCCGGGACGAGGAGCTGACCGCCCACGAGAACATCGTGCACTACGACGACGAGGGCGGCGGCGAAGTAGACACCATAGCCTTTGACCTCGCGACCATGTGGATCATCAAAGACGGCCGCGGCGAGAATAAGGGCCGCCGTGGCTTCCTGCGTGACTCTCTCTGTGCTAAGCTGCAGGAGGCCAACAGCGACCCATGGCTCCCGCCGTATGATTCCCTGCAGACCTTCACTTACGAAGGGGAGGACTCCAGAGCTGGGTCCCTGAGTCCACTGGTGGCCAGCCCCTCCAACACATCGCAGGACTACAGCTACCTACGGGAATGGGGGCCGCAATTCGAAAAGCTGGCCTTAATATATGGAGTGTTGGGAAGGAAAGATCCGTCGTggtag
- the gad3 gene encoding glutamate decarboxylase 1, protein MDTPEAFFDGGNEMMSGGRGKSALIWPQCPLAGSSQKVREDNGKPDSRRATDFSVIYGKDLLPDRDGEELTQGFLQALVNILLAHVKTTFDRSTKVLDFHHPHQLKEGLEGFSLELPEHPENLEQLLVDCRDTLKYGVKTGHPRYFNQLSSGLDVVGLAGEWVTSAANTNMFTFEISPVFILMEEVLLKKMREKVGWAHGEGDGIFCPGGSMSNLYSILVARYRYFPKTKTQGMACAPRLALFTSEHSHYSIRKAAGVLGIGTENVFLVKCDKRGKMIVSDLESSIARAMTGGWVPFYVNATAGTTVYGAFDPLPGIADVCERHGLWMHVDAAWGGGLLLSRRHAGKLRGIERATSVTWNPHKLMGVPLQCSAILLRQKGLLQECNQLCAEYLFQPDKHYDITYDTGDKSIQCGRHVDVFKLWLMWKAKGSEGFGSQVNWCLENAEYLFNKLEKRTDFELVCKTKPEHSNVCFWYLPPSIRTMARGPQRDSRLHEIAPKIKAAMMEDGMLLIGYQPLGEKPNFFRCVFSNPATSKEDVDFLIDGIVRLGCAL, encoded by the exons ATGGATACGCCGGAAGCCTTCTTCG ATGGCGGCAATGAAATGATGTCTGGAGGGAGGGGCAAGTCAGCTCTGATTTGGCCACAATGCCCTCTGGCTGGGAGCAGCCAGAAAGTCAGAGAGGACAATGGGAAACCCGACTCCAGACGAGCCACTGACTTCAGCGTGATCTACGGCAAAG ATCTGCTTCCCGACCGTGATGGCGAGGAACTGACCCAAGGTTTCCTCCAAGCCCTGGTGAACATCCTCCTCGCACACGTCAAGACGACCTTTGACCGGAGCACCAAAGTGCTCGACTTCCATCACCCTCACCAGCTCAAGGAAGGCCTGGAAGGGTTCAGCCTAGAACTTCCAGAGCATCCTGAGAACCTGGAGCAGCTGTTGGTGGACTGTAGAGACACGCTGAAGTATGGAGTGAAAACTG GTCACCCGCGCTACTTCAATCAGCTCTCGTCGGGGCTGGATGTCGTCGGCCTggcaggcgagtgggtgacATCAGCGGCCAACACCAACAT GTTCACTTTTGAAATCTCCCCAGTATTTATCCTCATGGAGGAGGTCCTTCTGAAGAAGATGCGAGAGAAAGTGGGCTGGGCGCATGGGGAAGGAGACGGAATCTTCTGTCCTG gtggttcCATGTCCAACCTGTACAGCATCTTGGTGGCTCGGTACAGGTACTTCCCGAAGACGAAGACACAGGGGATGGCATGTGCTCCAAGACTGGCCCTCTTTACGTCTGAGCAT AGCCACTATTCGATCAGAAAGGCTGCTGGTGTCCTGGGAATTGGAACCGAGAATGTTTTTTTGGTAAAATGTGACAAGAG AGGGAAGATGATCGTTTCTGACCTAGAATCCAGCATCGCAAGAGCAATGACTGGG GGATGGGTCCCCTTTTACGTCAATGCCACGGCCGGCACCACCGTGTATGGGGCCTTTGATCCTCTCCCGGGAATCGCCGACGTCTGCGAGAGACATGGGCTCTGGATGCACGTTGAC GCCGCATGGGGGGGAGGTCTCCTCCTGTCCAGGAGACATGCTGGGAAACTGCGAGGGATCGAGAG GGCTACCTCTGTCACATGGAATCCCCACAAACTGATGGGCGTTCCCCTGCAGTGCTCGGCCATACTGCTGAGACAGAAG GGGCTTCTGCAGGAGTGCAACCAGCTCTGCGCGGAATACCTCTTCCAGCCAGACAAGCACTACGACATCACATACGACACGGGGGACAAGTCGATCCAGTGCGGACGGCACGTCGATGTCTTCAAACTCTGGCTGATGTGGAAAGCCAAG GGGTCCGAAGGCTTTGGATCTCAGGTCAACTGGTGCTTGGAGAATGCAGAGTACCTGTTCAATAAGCTGGAAAAAAGGACCGACTTTGAACTAGTCTGTAAAACTAAA CCCGAACACAGCAATGTTTGCTTCTGGTACCTTCCGCCAAGTATAAGAACAATGGCCCGAGGACCACAGAGGGACAGCCGCCTACACGAG ATCGCCCCCAAGATAAAAGCCGCCATGATGGAAGATGGGATGCTTCTGATCGGATACCAGCCACTGGGAGAGAAGCCCAACTTTTTCCGATGCGTCTTCTCCAACCCGGCCACCAGCAAAGAGGATGTGGACTTTTTGATAGACGGGATCGTGAGACTGGGATGTGCCCTTTGA